One stretch of Candidatus Aminicenantes bacterium DNA includes these proteins:
- a CDS encoding C69 family dipeptidase, which produces MILTSRSHAWKRILSVGLLLLAAGLISASAAKAPQPTSPWAKPWPAEFDGCTSIMVGRLASADGSVMTAHTCDGNYRQWVAIVPHGKFPEGAKNKIYSGLMHTETPVEMRNVKPTGEIPQVAETYAFMNTAYPCMNEAGLAIGETTIGGRRELFNPEGQLMIEEIERIVLERCKTAREAIKLAGELIKTYGYGDFGECITIADAKEVWHCEFMGEGPLQKGGVWAAVRIPDDQVGISANIPRISEIDLKNPDRYMASENIFKVAQDMGWYDPAKGEPFKFWKAYSGMKPFMIREFYVLSTLAPSLNLKMDMAELPFSVKPEKKLSISDVLKYYRETYAGTEWDPTKNLMVPRRQQMRRPGSEPAQPTAPAPAPEMVKSPLAQPFISGDLAQLVNALKPGTVSNSRAIAISGCAYATVLQCRANMPPAIGTVCWFAFDNPGLSVRIPIYAGVTELPPSFAICGQWRYRMDAAPWVFRRTNRLATVKWGAAEKIMMDNLAAFEKKALLEMPLVEKTYLELLASKTPEKLPFTPAQYLTKYTNDFAYAAMGKSIELGDQFMFLLRGGL; this is translated from the coding sequence ATGATTCTGACGTCCCGTTCGCACGCCTGGAAACGCATTCTGTCCGTGGGCCTGCTGCTTCTGGCGGCCGGCCTGATCAGCGCCTCGGCCGCCAAGGCGCCCCAACCGACCTCGCCCTGGGCCAAGCCCTGGCCGGCGGAGTTCGACGGCTGCACCAGCATCATGGTCGGCCGCCTGGCCTCGGCCGACGGCTCGGTCATGACCGCCCACACCTGCGACGGCAACTACCGCCAGTGGGTCGCCATCGTGCCCCACGGCAAGTTCCCGGAGGGAGCCAAGAACAAGATCTATTCCGGACTGATGCACACCGAGACCCCGGTCGAGATGCGCAACGTCAAGCCAACCGGCGAGATTCCTCAGGTGGCCGAGACCTATGCCTTCATGAACACGGCCTACCCGTGCATGAACGAGGCCGGTCTGGCCATCGGCGAGACGACCATCGGCGGCCGCCGGGAGCTCTTCAACCCCGAAGGCCAGCTCATGATCGAGGAGATCGAGCGGATCGTCCTGGAGCGCTGCAAGACCGCCCGCGAGGCCATCAAGCTGGCCGGCGAGCTGATCAAGACCTACGGCTACGGCGACTTCGGCGAGTGCATCACCATCGCCGATGCCAAGGAAGTTTGGCATTGCGAATTCATGGGCGAGGGCCCGCTGCAGAAGGGCGGCGTCTGGGCCGCCGTCCGCATCCCTGACGACCAGGTCGGCATCTCGGCCAATATCCCGCGCATCAGCGAGATCGACCTCAAGAACCCCGATCGCTACATGGCTTCGGAGAACATCTTCAAGGTGGCCCAGGACATGGGTTGGTACGATCCTGCGAAGGGCGAGCCCTTTAAGTTTTGGAAGGCTTACAGCGGCATGAAACCGTTCATGATCCGCGAGTTCTACGTTCTCAGCACCCTAGCCCCTTCGCTCAACCTGAAGATGGACATGGCCGAGCTTCCGTTCTCCGTCAAGCCCGAGAAGAAGCTCTCCATCAGCGACGTTCTCAAGTACTACCGGGAAACATACGCCGGAACCGAGTGGGATCCGACCAAGAACCTGATGGTTCCGCGCCGCCAACAGATGCGCCGGCCCGGCTCTGAACCGGCCCAGCCGACCGCTCCGGCCCCGGCCCCCGAGATGGTCAAAAGCCCGCTGGCCCAGCCGTTCATCTCCGGCGACCTGGCCCAGCTCGTCAACGCCCTGAAGCCCGGGACGGTTTCCAATAGCCGGGCCATCGCCATCAGCGGCTGCGCCTACGCCACGGTGCTTCAGTGCCGGGCCAACATGCCGCCCGCGATCGGCACGGTCTGCTGGTTTGCCTTCGACAATCCCGGCTTGAGCGTGCGCATCCCCATCTATGCCGGGGTCACGGAGCTCCCTCCGAGTTTCGCCATCTGCGGCCAGTGGCGCTACCGGATGGATGCGGCGCCCTGGGTCTTCCGCCGGACCAATCGCCTGGCCACCGTCAAGTGGGGCGCGGCCGAGAAGATCATGATGGACAACCTGGCCGCCTTCGAGAAGAAGGCCCTGCTGGAGATGCCTCTGGTCGAGAAGACCTACCTGGAACTGCTGGCCTCCAAGACGCCCGAAAAGCTCCCCTTCACTCCGGCCCAGTACCTGACCAAGTACACCAACGACTTCGCCTACGCGGCCATGGGCAAGTCCATCGAGCTGGGCGACCAGTTCATGTTCCTGCTCCGCGGCGGGTTGTAA
- a CDS encoding alpha/beta hydrolase-fold protein — protein sequence MSNILSRLRSQFARITGLAVLLLAAFSCQPAANGKASVLLKFAVSFPAERSAAPLDGRILLLISNDGSAEPRFQVSDGAATQIVFGIDVDGLAPGTEAVIDASVFGYPLPSLADLPAGEYYVQALFNRYETYTRSDGHTVKLPPDKGEGQRWNAKPGNLYSAPEKITIDPMASRTISLSLNKEIPPIAPPRDTKHVKHIKIRSEKLSAFWGRPVELGACLLLPEGFNEHPNARYPLIVYHGHFPYTVDGFREEPPDPNLKPDYSDRFHLPGYNRIQEEYAYQFYKDWTGKDFPRAILMEIQHANPYYDDSYAVNSANLGPYGDAIVYELIPYIEKTFRGLGAGWARYLYGGSTGGWEALASQVFYPDEFNGCVAACPDPIDFRAYTVVDIYSQKNAYYPDGPWKKTPRPGLRNYLGEVATTLEQANHRELAIASKGRSGDQWDIWQAVFSPVGADGYPKPIWDKRTGVIDPQVAAYWKEHYDLGAILQRDWKTLGPKLQGKIRIYVGDMDNYYLNNAVYLVESFLKSTKDPYYAGDVAYGDRAEHCWNGDPTRPNALSRLRYHQMYIPQAVERMRKTAPLGADLTSWKY from the coding sequence ATGTCGAACATCCTAAGCCGCCTCCGCTCGCAGTTCGCTCGGATCACGGGACTGGCCGTGCTGTTGCTCGCCGCCTTCTCCTGCCAGCCGGCCGCTAACGGCAAGGCCAGCGTCCTGTTGAAATTCGCCGTCTCCTTCCCGGCCGAGCGGAGCGCCGCCCCGCTGGACGGCCGAATCCTGCTTCTCATCTCCAACGACGGTTCGGCCGAGCCGCGGTTTCAGGTCAGCGACGGAGCCGCGACCCAGATCGTCTTCGGGATCGACGTCGACGGGCTGGCTCCCGGAACGGAGGCCGTCATCGACGCCTCGGTCTTCGGCTATCCCCTGCCCAGCCTGGCCGACCTCCCGGCCGGGGAATACTACGTCCAAGCCTTGTTCAACCGTTACGAGACGTATACTCGTTCCGACGGCCACACCGTCAAACTCCCGCCCGACAAGGGCGAGGGCCAGCGCTGGAACGCCAAGCCGGGCAACCTCTACAGCGCGCCGGAAAAGATCACCATCGACCCGATGGCCTCGCGAACCATCAGCCTTTCTCTGAACAAGGAAATTCCGCCGATCGCCCCGCCCCGGGACACCAAACACGTCAAGCACATCAAGATCCGCAGCGAAAAGCTGTCGGCGTTCTGGGGCCGCCCGGTGGAGCTGGGCGCCTGCCTGCTCCTGCCCGAGGGGTTCAACGAACATCCAAACGCACGCTATCCCCTGATCGTCTACCACGGCCATTTCCCGTATACGGTGGACGGCTTCCGGGAGGAGCCGCCCGATCCGAACCTGAAGCCCGACTACAGCGACCGCTTTCACCTGCCGGGTTACAACCGCATCCAGGAGGAGTACGCCTATCAGTTCTACAAGGACTGGACGGGCAAGGACTTCCCCCGGGCCATCTTGATGGAGATTCAGCACGCCAACCCTTACTATGATGATTCCTATGCCGTCAACTCGGCCAACCTGGGGCCTTACGGCGACGCGATCGTCTATGAGCTCATCCCCTATATCGAAAAAACTTTCCGCGGCCTGGGCGCGGGCTGGGCCCGCTATCTCTACGGCGGATCCACCGGCGGCTGGGAGGCATTGGCCTCCCAGGTCTTCTACCCCGACGAGTTCAACGGCTGCGTCGCCGCATGCCCCGACCCGATTGACTTCCGGGCCTATACGGTCGTCGACATCTATTCCCAGAAAAACGCCTACTATCCGGACGGCCCATGGAAGAAGACGCCGCGCCCGGGCCTGCGCAACTACCTGGGCGAAGTCGCCACCACCCTGGAGCAGGCCAACCACCGTGAGCTGGCCATCGCCTCGAAGGGCCGATCGGGCGATCAGTGGGACATCTGGCAGGCGGTCTTCTCCCCGGTCGGAGCGGACGGCTACCCCAAGCCCATCTGGGACAAGCGGACCGGAGTGATCGACCCCCAGGTGGCGGCCTATTGGAAGGAGCACTATGATCTAGGGGCCATTCTCCAACGCGACTGGAAGACGCTCGGCCCCAAGCTCCAGGGCAAGATCCGCATCTATGTCGGCGATATGGACAACTACTATCTCAACAACGCGGTGTATCTCGTGGAATCATTCCTGAAGAGCACCAAGGACCCTTATTACGCGGGCGACGTGGCCTACGGCGACCGGGCCGAGCATTGCTGGAACGGCGACCCGACTCGGCCGAACGCCTTATCACGCCTGCGCTATCATCAAATGTATATCCCCCAGGCGGTCGAGCGGATGCGCAAGACGGCGCCGCTGGGGGCGGACCTGACGAGCTGGAAATACTAG
- a CDS encoding DUF2177 family protein: MPFGKAVLLYALTVPVFFAVDMVWLGLIAKPFYAKHIGHLMAAKVRWTPALIFYFLYIAGIIFFAVLPALERGGLGRAVLSGALLGLIAYATYDLTNLATLRDWPVQVTVIDLVWGMVLTGSVAAAGFGIAGKIL, translated from the coding sequence ATGCCGTTCGGGAAAGCCGTTCTTCTCTACGCCCTGACCGTTCCGGTTTTCTTCGCCGTTGATATGGTCTGGCTGGGGCTGATCGCGAAGCCTTTCTATGCCAAGCATATCGGTCACCTGATGGCGGCCAAGGTCCGCTGGACGCCGGCCCTGATCTTCTATTTCCTGTATATTGCCGGCATCATCTTCTTTGCCGTGCTGCCCGCCTTGGAGAGAGGAGGGCTTGGCCGGGCGGTCCTATCCGGCGCCTTGCTGGGGCTTATCGCCTATGCCACCTACGACCTGACCAACCTGGCGACGCTGCGCGATTGGCCCGTCCAGGTCACCGTCATCGACCTCGTCTGGGGAATGGTCTTGACCGGATCGGTCGCCGCGGCCGGTTTCGGGATCGCGGGGAAAATTCTCTGA
- a CDS encoding peptidylprolyl isomerase, with translation MIPFVLALSLALAAPPVRPAAPEVNPRVILRTEMGDITIEVAVDQAPLTAANFLRYVDAGRYNGTVFHRTVTPSSPRNKPVPIAVIQGGQVVGDKSFPAIALERTSATGLRHADGAVSMARSGPDTATSSFFICVGDQPELDFGGKRNADGQGFAVFGRVVAGTEVVRRIHQSPVDERELLTPSIRILTASRVPPM, from the coding sequence ATGATTCCGTTCGTCCTCGCATTATCCCTGGCCCTGGCCGCCCCGCCCGTCCGTCCCGCTGCGCCGGAAGTGAATCCCCGGGTCATCCTTCGAACCGAAATGGGGGATATCACCATCGAGGTCGCCGTCGATCAGGCTCCCCTCACCGCGGCCAATTTTCTTCGCTACGTGGATGCGGGCCGTTACAATGGAACAGTCTTTCATCGGACTGTGACCCCGTCCAGTCCCCGCAACAAACCGGTGCCGATCGCGGTTATCCAGGGCGGCCAGGTTGTCGGCGACAAATCCTTTCCGGCCATCGCTCTCGAGCGGACAAGCGCCACCGGACTCCGGCACGCCGACGGAGCGGTCTCCATGGCCCGCTCGGGGCCGGACACGGCGACATCCAGCTTCTTCATCTGTGTCGGCGACCAGCCCGAGCTCGATTTCGGCGGCAAGCGCAACGCCGACGGGCAGGGCTTCGCCGTTTTCGGGCGGGTCGTCGCCGGGACGGAAGTCGTGCGCCGGATTCACCAGTCCCCGGTCGATGAGCGGGAGCTTCTGACGCCGTCGATCCGCATTCTCACGGCGTCCCGCGTCCCGCCCATGTGA
- a CDS encoding Xaa-Pro peptidase family protein, which yields MKKCVYATILRRALAGVLLLPFLAGLLAAQRVGFSKEEFVRRRQALCERTKDGLIVLFGEDRPPAGAPSRQDNDFFYLCGVEDLGAILAMNARTGETNLFLPRQSAREEMVSGANLLKDESAKARLGLANLYDVGYFDEYLARILPGGRPLWLRLQPGDTADNARSEVLIFEARKNRTHYNAQMTRDDFRIERLRERYPAAELRDVTPFLDALRAVKSPEEIAVMRRNGKLSAEAVRQAMLASRPGVFEYEIEAAARYVTLKGGASGMAFAPIVGSGPNTCVWHYDQNGRQTKPGDLVLMDFGADLDHMAMDITRTWPVSGVFSREQREVYEIVLAIEQACIEAYKPGATTADVQVHVAEVLKRKGLDARGERGGFGHFVGLGTHDVGPRIAKLEEGMIFAIEPALYYPEKAIGIRIEDTVLITKDGCEVLTRDAPKEIADIEKLLGRR from the coding sequence ATGAAAAAATGCGTTTATGCGACGATCCTGCGGCGGGCCTTGGCCGGGGTCCTGCTTCTCCCCTTTCTGGCGGGCCTGCTGGCCGCCCAGCGGGTCGGCTTCTCCAAGGAAGAATTCGTCCGTCGGCGCCAAGCCCTCTGCGAGCGGACCAAGGACGGCCTGATCGTCCTCTTCGGCGAGGACAGGCCTCCCGCCGGGGCTCCTTCCCGGCAGGATAACGACTTCTTTTACCTCTGCGGCGTCGAGGATCTGGGCGCCATCCTGGCCATGAACGCCCGCACGGGGGAGACTAATCTTTTTCTGCCCCGACAATCGGCGCGCGAGGAGATGGTCAGCGGCGCCAATCTGCTTAAGGACGAGTCGGCCAAGGCCCGACTCGGCCTGGCCAACCTCTATGATGTCGGCTACTTCGACGAATACCTGGCCCGTATCCTGCCTGGAGGAAGACCGCTCTGGCTTCGCCTCCAGCCGGGCGACACGGCGGACAACGCCCGCAGCGAAGTCCTCATCTTTGAAGCCCGCAAGAACCGGACCCATTACAACGCCCAGATGACCCGCGATGATTTCCGCATCGAGCGGTTGCGCGAGCGGTATCCCGCCGCGGAGCTGAGGGATGTCACGCCGTTCCTGGATGCCCTGCGGGCGGTCAAGAGCCCGGAGGAGATCGCCGTTATGCGCCGCAACGGCAAGCTTTCGGCCGAGGCCGTGCGGCAGGCCATGCTGGCTTCGCGGCCGGGCGTCTTCGAATATGAAATCGAGGCCGCGGCCCGATACGTGACGCTCAAGGGCGGGGCCAGCGGGATGGCCTTCGCTCCCATCGTCGGCTCGGGTCCCAACACCTGCGTCTGGCATTACGACCAGAACGGCCGCCAGACCAAGCCCGGCGACCTGGTCCTGATGGACTTCGGGGCCGATCTCGACCATATGGCCATGGATATCACTCGGACTTGGCCCGTTTCAGGCGTCTTCAGCCGCGAGCAGCGCGAAGTCTACGAGATCGTCCTGGCCATCGAACAGGCTTGCATCGAAGCCTACAAGCCCGGCGCTACGACGGCCGACGTCCAAGTCCACGTGGCCGAGGTCCTCAAGCGCAAGGGGTTGGACGCCCGCGGCGAAAGGGGCGGGTTCGGCCATTTCGTCGGCTTGGGGACGCACGACGTCGGGCCCCGGATCGCCAAGCTCGAGGAAGGCATGATCTTCGCCATCGAGCCGGCCTTGTATTATCCGGAAAAGGCCATCGGTATCCGGATCGAAGATACGGTGCTCATCACCAAGGACGGCTGCGAAGTCCTGACCCGCGACGCCCCTAAAGAGATCGCCGACATCGAGAAGCTCCTCGGCCGCCGCTGA
- a CDS encoding peptidylprolyl isomerase — MKRIVRMFAPLILAAVLAAQTAAPAQKPDGEPDRITLQHILISFLGSAGTVPDVTRTQAEAKALAEMILGLARQGGDYGALVKQYTDDRAPGIYKMANFGVDPIQGPPSKKEYARAKMVAAFGDVGFKLKVGEVGLAVYDPIKSKYGWHVIKRLE, encoded by the coding sequence ATGAAACGCATCGTTCGCATGTTCGCCCCGCTCATTCTGGCCGCGGTTTTGGCGGCCCAGACGGCCGCCCCAGCCCAGAAGCCGGACGGCGAGCCGGATCGGATCACCCTCCAGCACATCCTGATTTCGTTCCTGGGAAGCGCCGGGACCGTCCCCGACGTCACCCGGACCCAGGCTGAGGCCAAGGCCCTGGCCGAAATGATCCTCGGCCTGGCCCGCCAAGGCGGGGATTACGGAGCCCTGGTCAAGCAGTATACCGACGACCGCGCGCCCGGCATCTACAAGATGGCCAATTTCGGCGTCGACCCGATCCAGGGCCCGCCGAGCAAGAAGGAATACGCCCGGGCCAAGATGGTGGCCGCCTTCGGCGACGTCGGATTCAAGCTCAAGGTCGGGGAGGTCGGGCTGGCGGTCTACGACCCGATCAAGTCTAAATATGGCTGGCATGTCATCAAGCGGCTGGAATAA